GCGATCCGCCTCACCCCTGGCCAGGCCGGCGACAACCCCGAGCTGATTCCGCTGCTGGACGACATCGACGTCCCGGTCCGCGACGGCGCCGCGCCCACCGACCGGTCCCGGCCCGACACCGTTGTGGCTGACAAGGCTTACTCCCACCCCTCCACCCGCAAGTCGTTATGCCGCAGAGGCATCAAGGTCTGCATTCCCGAACGCAGAGACCAGATCGAGCACCGCCGTAAGAAGGGGTCGGCCGGCGGTCGACCACCGAAGTTCGACGCTGAGGTCTACCGGGGTCGCAACGTCGTCGAGCGGGCCTTCAACCGCATGAAGGAGTGGCGCGGCATCGGCACCCGCTACGACAAGCTGGCTGTCACCTACCTCGGCGGGGTCGTCCTGTCAGCCATCGTGAGGTGTTGGCTGCGCTGACCCAGCAGACACGCCCTAGGCCCTGCAGGGCTGACTACAGCAAGCATCACGCGGCGAACGTCGCGCAACACTTTAGCGGGCCTGACCAACTGATCACTCGCTGACTGGAGTAGCCGGCGAGGTGCTCGCTACTAGTCATGCTTATGGTGTCTTGTTGAGGGCAGCTTGGGGCTTTGGGCACGCCAATCGTCCGCGTGCCGCGATGGAGGTGAAACACCAGGTCCCGGTGCTTCCTGATTCCACCGCGCCACTATCCGCCACATGAAGCACCGGACTACTTGGCGGTCGCTTTGCCGACCTGCATCAGCTTCGGGATAACCGGTAGTTGATGTGGAGATTGCAGGGCTGCACTAACAGGAGGGCGTCAATGTATTCTCAGCATCCTGAGGACCGCAACGCAGCTGCGTGTGCTTTGTCGGTGGGCCGATGCCCACACCGCTGAATGACTCTGTGCGCCGCCAGATGCAGAAGATGCCGAGGCGCAACACCAAGCCGGAGCTGGCACTTCGTCACGAGTTGCACGCCCGTGGGCTGCGTTACCGGCTGGGGGCAGACCGCCTGCCCGGACGTCCTGACCTCGTGCTCACCAGTGTGAAGCTGGCCATCTTCGTCGACGGGTGCTTCTGGCACCTGTGTCCCCAACACGCGGTGGTCCCGAAGAACAACAGGGACTGGTGGATCGCCAAGCTTCAGGCGAACGTGGCGCGCGACAGGCGCAAGGACGAGGCCCTCAGCCTCATGGGTTGGACACCCGTTCACGTGTGGGAGCACGACATCCCCACACCCGGAGCCGACGTCGTCGAGGCCCTATGGCGACAGCGTCGCCTCCGGCTGGCGCGTCCCCGTGAAGTTGTCGGCCCCGTATGAGAGCCTGGCGTCTGATGTCGGGGTGAGGAGCCGCAGTGAGGAACAAGTCGATCAGTGTGACGCCGTCAGCAGCCCGTCTGACGTCGTCACTCAGGGACATCGGGTACGACTTCGTCTCAGCCGTAGCGGACTTGGTGGACAACAGCATCGCGGCGAACGCCAAGAACATCGACATTATGATCAAGTTCGACGGCGCCGAATCGTACGTCCTGATTGCCGACGACGGCACAGGAATGAGCGAGAACGCGCTTGTCGAGTCCCTCCGATTTGGCAGTCGCCGTAGCTACGACGTCGGTGAGCTCGGCCGTTACGGACTCGGACTTAAGACCGCCTCACTTTCGCAGTGCCGCTCGGTGACGGTCTCGACCCGACGCGCCTCGGTCTACAAGCGCATAGCCACCCGGATGCTCGACCTCGACATCATCATGGATTTCGACGACTGGTTGATCGTCGATCCTAAACGGACCAAGGCGGTGCAGGAGGCGGAGCGGTGGTTGGCCCAAGCGCCCGGAACTGTCGTCGTTTGGAGCAAGCTCGACCGAGTCCTCCCTGACAGGCGACCGGAAGGTGGCTGGGCTCGGCGTCGTATTGAAGGGCTGGTG
The Kineococcus endophyticus genome window above contains:
- a CDS encoding very short patch repair endonuclease, translated to MRRQMQKMPRRNTKPELALRHELHARGLRYRLGADRLPGRPDLVLTSVKLAIFVDGCFWHLCPQHAVVPKNNRDWWIAKLQANVARDRRKDEALSLMGWTPVHVWEHDIPTPGADVVEALWRQRRLRLARPREVVGPV